A genomic window from Elaeis guineensis isolate ETL-2024a chromosome 3, EG11, whole genome shotgun sequence includes:
- the LOC105041964 gene encoding 1-(5-phosphoribosyl)-5-[(5-phosphoribosylamino)methylideneamino] imidazole-4-carboxamide isomerase, chloroplastic isoform X1: MGTRTLPNLRSPLSSPTPPASSPLRNHRWRISPFPSSTRPSRPVRPIECAVRFRPCIDIHKGKVKQIVGSTLRDSTDDASLITNFESDKSPAEFASLYKQDGLTGGHVIMLGADAASQSAARQALRAYPGGLQVGGGINWENAMSYLEEGASHVIVTSYVFSDGQMDLERLKHLVHMIGKQRLILDLSCRKKVTYESYIWNIILNGKYAIVTDRWQKFSDMFLDEQTLEFLATYADEFLVHGVDVEGKRLGIDEELVALLGCHSLIPVTYAGGVTTIADLERIKTAGKERVDVTVGSALDIFGGDLAYKEVVAWHDKQVMINW, translated from the exons ATGGGAACCCGCACGCTTCCCAACCTCAGATCACCCCTCTCCTCTCCTACTCCACCGGCGTCATCCCCTCTAAGAAACCACCGATGGAGGATCTCTCCATTCCCCTCCTCAACACGGCCTTCAA GACCTGTCCGCCCAATCGAATGCGCCGTCCGCTTCCGCCCCTGCATCGACATCCACAAG GGGAAGGTGAAGCAAATAGTTGGGTCCACCCTTCGAGACTCGACGGATGATGCCTCCTTGATAACCAATTTCGAATCCGACAAGTCACCGGCTGAATTCGCGAGCTTGTACAAGCAGGACGGGCTGACGGGTGGTCATGTCATAATGCTCGGCGCCGATGCTGCAAGCCAATCTGCAGCCAGACAAGCGTTGCGAGCTTATCCCG GTGGTTTGCAAGTTGGAGGTGGGATCAACTGGGAGAATGCCATGAGTTATCTTGAAGAAGGGGCTAGTCATGTGATTGTAACATCG TATGTTTTCAGTGATGGACAAATGGACCTTGAACGGCTTAAACATCTTGTTCATATGATTGGAAAGCAAAGGCTCATCTTGGATCTTAGTTGTAGAAAGAAGGTAACATACGAGAGTTACATTTGGAACATTATACTG AATGGGAAGTATGCTATTGTCACTGATAGATGGCAAAAATTCAGCGATATGTTTCTAGATGAGCAGACTTTGGAATTTCTTGCTACCTATGCAGATGAATTTTTAGTTCATGGAGTTGATGTTGAGGGAAAAAG GCTAGGAATTGATGAGGAGCTGGTGGCACTGCTTGGGTGTCACTCACTG ATTCCAGTAACTTATGCTGGTGGGGTCACAACAATAGCTGACCTAGAGAGGATAAAGACAGCAGGCAAGGAACGTGTGGATGTAACAGTTGGAAGTGCTCTAGATATATTTGGAGGTGATCTGGCATATAAAGAGGTTGTAGCTTGGCATGACAAGCAAGTAATGATCAACTGGTGA
- the LOC105041964 gene encoding 1-(5-phosphoribosyl)-5-[(5-phosphoribosylamino)methylideneamino] imidazole-4-carboxamide isomerase, chloroplastic isoform X2 → MGTRTLPNLRSPLSSPTPPASSPLRNHRWRISPFPSSTRPSRPVRPIECAVRFRPCIDIHKGKVKQIVGSTLRDSTDDASLITNFESDKSPAEFASLYKQDGLTGGHVIMLGADAASQSAARQALRAYPGGLQVGGGINWENAMSYLEEGASHVIVTSYVFSDGQMDLERLKHLVHMIGKQRLILDLSCRKKNGKYAIVTDRWQKFSDMFLDEQTLEFLATYADEFLVHGVDVEGKRLGIDEELVALLGCHSLIPVTYAGGVTTIADLERIKTAGKERVDVTVGSALDIFGGDLAYKEVVAWHDKQVMINW, encoded by the exons ATGGGAACCCGCACGCTTCCCAACCTCAGATCACCCCTCTCCTCTCCTACTCCACCGGCGTCATCCCCTCTAAGAAACCACCGATGGAGGATCTCTCCATTCCCCTCCTCAACACGGCCTTCAA GACCTGTCCGCCCAATCGAATGCGCCGTCCGCTTCCGCCCCTGCATCGACATCCACAAG GGGAAGGTGAAGCAAATAGTTGGGTCCACCCTTCGAGACTCGACGGATGATGCCTCCTTGATAACCAATTTCGAATCCGACAAGTCACCGGCTGAATTCGCGAGCTTGTACAAGCAGGACGGGCTGACGGGTGGTCATGTCATAATGCTCGGCGCCGATGCTGCAAGCCAATCTGCAGCCAGACAAGCGTTGCGAGCTTATCCCG GTGGTTTGCAAGTTGGAGGTGGGATCAACTGGGAGAATGCCATGAGTTATCTTGAAGAAGGGGCTAGTCATGTGATTGTAACATCG TATGTTTTCAGTGATGGACAAATGGACCTTGAACGGCTTAAACATCTTGTTCATATGATTGGAAAGCAAAGGCTCATCTTGGATCTTAGTTGTAGAAAGAAG AATGGGAAGTATGCTATTGTCACTGATAGATGGCAAAAATTCAGCGATATGTTTCTAGATGAGCAGACTTTGGAATTTCTTGCTACCTATGCAGATGAATTTTTAGTTCATGGAGTTGATGTTGAGGGAAAAAG GCTAGGAATTGATGAGGAGCTGGTGGCACTGCTTGGGTGTCACTCACTG ATTCCAGTAACTTATGCTGGTGGGGTCACAACAATAGCTGACCTAGAGAGGATAAAGACAGCAGGCAAGGAACGTGTGGATGTAACAGTTGGAAGTGCTCTAGATATATTTGGAGGTGATCTGGCATATAAAGAGGTTGTAGCTTGGCATGACAAGCAAGTAATGATCAACTGGTGA
- the LOC105041964 gene encoding 1-(5-phosphoribosyl)-5-[(5-phosphoribosylamino)methylideneamino] imidazole-4-carboxamide isomerase, chloroplastic isoform X3, with amino-acid sequence MGTRTLPNLRSPLSSPTPPASSPLRNHRWRISPFPSSTRPSRPVRPIECAVRFRPCIDIHKGKVKQIVGSTLRDSTDDASLITNFESDKSPAEFASLYKQDGLTGGHVIMLGADAASQSAARQALRAYPGGLQVGGGINWENAMSYLEEGASHVIVTSYVFSDGQMDLERLKHLVHMIGKQRLILDLSCRKKVTYESYIWNIILNGKYAIVTDRWQKFSDMFLDEQTLEFLATYADEFLVHGVDVEGKRLGIDEELVALLGCHSLVCDTSSVHHVIIMFSIFIVGLCLENKTVCSLRSHQMH; translated from the exons ATGGGAACCCGCACGCTTCCCAACCTCAGATCACCCCTCTCCTCTCCTACTCCACCGGCGTCATCCCCTCTAAGAAACCACCGATGGAGGATCTCTCCATTCCCCTCCTCAACACGGCCTTCAA GACCTGTCCGCCCAATCGAATGCGCCGTCCGCTTCCGCCCCTGCATCGACATCCACAAG GGGAAGGTGAAGCAAATAGTTGGGTCCACCCTTCGAGACTCGACGGATGATGCCTCCTTGATAACCAATTTCGAATCCGACAAGTCACCGGCTGAATTCGCGAGCTTGTACAAGCAGGACGGGCTGACGGGTGGTCATGTCATAATGCTCGGCGCCGATGCTGCAAGCCAATCTGCAGCCAGACAAGCGTTGCGAGCTTATCCCG GTGGTTTGCAAGTTGGAGGTGGGATCAACTGGGAGAATGCCATGAGTTATCTTGAAGAAGGGGCTAGTCATGTGATTGTAACATCG TATGTTTTCAGTGATGGACAAATGGACCTTGAACGGCTTAAACATCTTGTTCATATGATTGGAAAGCAAAGGCTCATCTTGGATCTTAGTTGTAGAAAGAAGGTAACATACGAGAGTTACATTTGGAACATTATACTG AATGGGAAGTATGCTATTGTCACTGATAGATGGCAAAAATTCAGCGATATGTTTCTAGATGAGCAGACTTTGGAATTTCTTGCTACCTATGCAGATGAATTTTTAGTTCATGGAGTTGATGTTGAGGGAAAAAG GCTAGGAATTGATGAGGAGCTGGTGGCACTGCTTGGGTGTCACTCACTGGTATGCGACACTTCATCTGTTCATCATGTTATTATTATGTTCTCCATATTTATTGTTGGACTTTGTTTGGAGAACAAAACAGTTTGCTCCTTGAGGAGCCATCAGATGCATTG A
- the LOC105041963 gene encoding uncharacterized protein C23H3.12c isoform X1: protein MRARLVVFPVKGRNWCFTRSLDSVSGPESSSPSPALKDLWRKISTHGRPAQEKAEIVADFVADKMNRAWIGLEKAPAGTFKSKIHSLGLRLLSRVKPSEIFLKSVTKDITEVEITYPSSIKYQSQFELLCQSLNPRLVRRRVRHIAMRGAAIHKRYFYGSVALLPFTTVLAVLPLPNIPFFWILFRAYSHWRALKGSERLLLLVSDCSRSWNLLRGSGKENGSMEDSNHSPDNGRSNHSPDSAPESPWVLKPSDDLERLVQRDTEDGCVSCCTISSISKEYDLNKKDILKFKDFQ, encoded by the exons ATGAGAGCTCGCCTGGTGGTATTCCCGGTCAAAGGGAGGAACTGGTGCTTCACCCGATCCCTGGACTCCGTCTCCGGCCCCGAATCCTCGTCGCCGTCTCCTGCATTGAAGGATCTCTGGAGAAAGATCTCCACCCATGGCCGTCCGGCGCAGGAGAAAGCTGAGATCGTCGCCGACTTCGTAGCAGATAAA ATGAATCGAGCTTGGATTGGTCTCGAGAAGGCTCCTGCTGGGACATTCAAGAGTAAAATCCACAG TCTGGGATTGCGGCTGTTGTCGCGAGTGAAGCCGTCTGAAATATTCTTGAAGTCAGTTACTAAGGACATTACCGAGGTTGAAATTACTTACCCCTCGAG CATTAAATATCAAAGCCAGTTTGAGCTCCTTTGCCAAAG TTTAAATCCTCGTCTAGTACGGCGAAGAGTACGACACATAGCTATGAG GGGAGCTGCAATTCACAAGAGATATTTTTATGGTTCAGTTGCCTTGCTTCCATTTACAACTGTTTTAGCT GTCTTACCATTGCCAAACATACCTTTTTTCTGGATCTTGTTCCGTGCATATTCTCATTGGAGAGCTCTCAAG GGAAGTGAGAGGCTTCTATTATTAGTTTCAGACTGTTCAAGATCATGGAATTTGCTTAGGGGCAGTGGGAAGGAAAATGGGTCTATGGAAGATTCCAATCATAGTCCAGACAATGGGCGTTCCAATCATAGTCCAGACAGTGCACCTGAGTCTCCATGG GTTTTAAAGCCCTCTGATGACCTCGAGAGACTTGTTCAGAGAGATACAGAGGATGGTTGTGTCAGTTGTTGCACAATCTCCAGCATCAGCAAGGAATATGACCTAAACAAGAAGGATATATTAAAGTTCAAGGATTTCCAGTAG
- the LOC105041963 gene encoding uncharacterized protein C23H3.12c isoform X2, with translation MRARLVVFPVKGRNWCFTRSLDSVSGPESSSPSPALKDLWRKISTHGRPAQEKAEIVADFVADKMNRAWIGLEKAPAGTFKSKIHSLGLRLLSRVKPSEIFLKSVTKDITEVEITYPSSLNPRLVRRRVRHIAMRGAAIHKRYFYGSVALLPFTTVLAVLPLPNIPFFWILFRAYSHWRALKGSERLLLLVSDCSRSWNLLRGSGKENGSMEDSNHSPDNGRSNHSPDSAPESPWVLKPSDDLERLVQRDTEDGCVSCCTISSISKEYDLNKKDILKFKDFQ, from the exons ATGAGAGCTCGCCTGGTGGTATTCCCGGTCAAAGGGAGGAACTGGTGCTTCACCCGATCCCTGGACTCCGTCTCCGGCCCCGAATCCTCGTCGCCGTCTCCTGCATTGAAGGATCTCTGGAGAAAGATCTCCACCCATGGCCGTCCGGCGCAGGAGAAAGCTGAGATCGTCGCCGACTTCGTAGCAGATAAA ATGAATCGAGCTTGGATTGGTCTCGAGAAGGCTCCTGCTGGGACATTCAAGAGTAAAATCCACAG TCTGGGATTGCGGCTGTTGTCGCGAGTGAAGCCGTCTGAAATATTCTTGAAGTCAGTTACTAAGGACATTACCGAGGTTGAAATTACTTACCCCTCGAG TTTAAATCCTCGTCTAGTACGGCGAAGAGTACGACACATAGCTATGAG GGGAGCTGCAATTCACAAGAGATATTTTTATGGTTCAGTTGCCTTGCTTCCATTTACAACTGTTTTAGCT GTCTTACCATTGCCAAACATACCTTTTTTCTGGATCTTGTTCCGTGCATATTCTCATTGGAGAGCTCTCAAG GGAAGTGAGAGGCTTCTATTATTAGTTTCAGACTGTTCAAGATCATGGAATTTGCTTAGGGGCAGTGGGAAGGAAAATGGGTCTATGGAAGATTCCAATCATAGTCCAGACAATGGGCGTTCCAATCATAGTCCAGACAGTGCACCTGAGTCTCCATGG GTTTTAAAGCCCTCTGATGACCTCGAGAGACTTGTTCAGAGAGATACAGAGGATGGTTGTGTCAGTTGTTGCACAATCTCCAGCATCAGCAAGGAATATGACCTAAACAAGAAGGATATATTAAAGTTCAAGGATTTCCAGTAG